Part of the Rhizobium brockwellii genome is shown below.
GAACCGGGCTCGACGATAGCCTGCCCGATGCGGGCAAACTCTTCATCGGCGAGCGTGCCGAGGCCGATCTGGTGAAAATAATCTCCATCCCAGCGCTTCTCATGGGCGAGATAGGTCCATTTGCAGGTGACCGTGCAGGTCGAACGCGACAGATCGCCGGTCGCCCGCCAGGTCAGAAAATCTGCAAGGTCGAAGAATTGCCACGCGGCATCAAAAACCTCGGGGCGATTTTCCCTCAGCCAGAGAAGCTTGGGCGTTTCCATCTCAGGCGAGATACGGCCGCCGACGTAACGCAGGACGTCATGGCCGAACGCATTGATGCGCTCCGCCTGCGGGACGGCGCGGTGGTCCATCCATACGATGATGTCCCGGTTCGGATCTTCCGAAGGCCCGACGGGAAGCGGCTTGCCGCCTTCGCCGAGGACGACGAGCGAACAGGTGGCATCGAACCCGAGCCCCATGACGGACGCCGGATCGACCCCGGCCGAGGAAACCACGTCGCGCACTGCCGCGCAAACGGCCGCCCAGATCTCGGTGCTCGATTGCTCAACCATCGAACCCGGTTCGTGAAACAGGGTGATATTCCGCTTGGCGGACGCCAGCATCCGGCCGGTCAGGTCGAACAGGCCGGCACGGGCGCTGCCGGTGCCGACGTCGACGCCGATGACATGTTTGGCGTCCGCTTCTGGCATGCGAGATGTGTCGCTCATGGTCTCTCCTTTGAAATCGGCAAGGATCAGGCTAACTGCAGTCTGGGCCGGTTTACAGATCCACGTTATTTGGCAGAATCACCAGATCGGACGATCACATTACGCGGCCGCGACAGCATGAAAAGGACGGCGTCGGCCACTTCGGCTGCATCAGGCTGCCATTGACCAGCGCCTCCTCCATTTTCGCCTTTGGTCAGTCGTCTAGCAAGCTGCTCCGTTCCGCTGCCTGCGCATCTCAGGAACTCTCCGGTCGCCCATTTGTTTTACATTCTCCACCGCCCAGAAGTTTGCCGCAGATGCAAACGGCGATAGTGGAGCTGATCCATGGATATGACGCGCATCCGAGATCGCATGGTGGAGCACCACGTGACGCGTCGCGGCATTCGCGATCTAGGCGTGACCGAAGCGATGCGCACGGTGCCGCGCGAAAAATTCGTTCCTCCAGGCTCCGAGGAATTCGCCTATGAGGATGCACCGCTATCGATCGGCGAGGGCCAGACAATTTCGCAGCCGTTCATCGTGGCTCTGATGCTCGAAAAGGCCAATCTGAATGCCGGTGACAAAGTGCTCGAGGTCGGAACGGGCTCCGGCTATGCTTCGGCCCTCATCAGCCGGATAGCAAGGCATGTCTACTCCATCGAGCGCCATGAAAAGCTGGCGCTTCAGGCTAGGGAACGGTTCGAGAAGCTGGGATACCGCAACATTGACGTTCGCGTCGGCGATGGCAGCAAGGGCTTGGCAAAAGCCGCTCCGTTCGATGCCATTATCGTTTCCGCGGGCGCACCCGAGGTGCCAACCGCCTTGAAAGAACAGCTGAACCTCGGAGGGCGGCTCATCATCCCGGTCGGCGGTGGTGAAGGGCAGCGCCTGAAACGGTTCACGCGCACCAGCGCCGCCGCATTCGAGGAAGAAGATCTCGGCGGGGTGCGCTTCGTTCCCTTGATCGGCGAAGACGCCTGGATTGCTTCAGCATCATCAGGAAACAGCAATCCGGCTGACGATCGATCACTGGCACCAAAAGGTCAAATGTGATCTTGTCGTATTATCGAGGTGGCTCTGACTGGGGAATGACCTAATGCCCGTATATGAAACGACGAGGCCGACGACGCGTTGCCCTTCCCACCCTGGGGCACTGCTTGAGGACATCATCCCTGCAGCGGGAAAAACCAAGGTGGAAATCGCCAATCTGCTCGGAATCTCGCGCCAGCAACTCTACGATATTCCGAACGAGAAGAAGCCGGTTTCGCCCAATGTCGCTGCTCGGCTTGGGAAATTGTTCGGTGATGGCACCGCAATATGGCTGCGCATGCAGGCTGCCTATGATGCTTGGCACGCCGAACGGGAGGTAGACGTCTCCGGCATCCCGACGATCAGGGCAGCATGATCAAAAGCGCGCTTATCGGCATCGCCGAGGCTGGCGCGAAAACATCGTGATGAGACTCTCTGACGTTTCTGAACTTACTGCTGGGAATGGGCATCAGAAGGACAGATCGAGCACCCTGCCCTCGAACAGACGGTCCCGGGAGCCTTCGAGATGCGCCTTCATCAGTCTTTGTGCATCGTCAGGCCGTCCATCGGCGATCGCCTTGTAGATGGCGTTATGCTCTTCATAGACCTGTTCCAACCCCTGGCGGGGGCCGAGCAAAGAGAGGCCGTGGAGATGCATGCCGACGGCGATATGGGCCTTCAGCGCATCGATGGAGGCCGTATAATAATGATTGTTGGCAGCCTCCGTCACCGCGCGGTGGAAGAGAAAATCGGCGTCGGTGCGGTGAAGCTGATGGCTGGTCGCCTCGCGCAGATCCGCAAGCGCGCTGGCGATCTTCTGGATCGCCTGCTCATTGCGGCGTTTGGCGGCGAAATAGGCGGCGGCCGGCTCGATCGTCAGGCGGAATTCGTAGCAGCGCTGAATGTCGGCGATCGTCTTGACCGGCGAATAGGCAAGCTGCGTCGTCGGCGATCCATGCGCGCTGACGAAGGTGCCGGCGCCCTGCCGGGCATAGACCATGCCCTGATCGCGCAGGCGCGCCAGCGCATCGCGGACGATCGGCCGCGACACACCCAGCATCGAGGCAAGCTCATGCTCGCCGGGAAGGCGTGAATCCGGCGGATAGTTTCCGCCGCGGATACGCTCGAGCAATTGGTCGAAGACGCGATCGACCAGCTTGACGGCCTTGCCGCGTTCGGGCTTGCCCGGTGGGCCGGCTTCCGCGTTCAAAGATTCGCCATTCACTTCAGCCACGTCATTCTCCCCGGCGGTATCTTACTATGCCGCCCGATTCCAAAGAACCAGTCTTAACAAACTATCGGGCTTGCCGAAGCCCCCTGACTTCACGGCGCACCGAAAATGCCGCCCGTCGCCTGCCGTGACATCGAACCACGGCACGCCGGCCTCGATTTCGCCCTGCGGCGCCAGCACTCTGACCCCGAGCGCCTGGAAAACGGCAAGCGCCGTATCGCCGCCGCCGACCATCAGCATGTCAGGCCTGGTATCGTCGATTACCGATCTGACGCCTGCCGCAAAATGGCGGGCGACCAGTGCCGCATCGGCTGTCATATCGCCGCTGCAACGCAGCAGCGCCGGCAGCGCCATGCCCTCCCCGACTTCGACCTGCCCCATCGGCGCGTCCACCACCATGCGCAGGACACCCGAGGCTTCGAGCTGGTCCATCTGGGTAGCGGTAATCGGGTCGCGCGAGCCAAAGGCGAACAGGGTACGCCGGGTCGCGGCAAATTCCGGCGCCGATTGCCGCCCCGTCTCGCCGAGTTGACGGGCAAGTGCGGAACCCAGACCCCGTGCGCCGACCGCAAGCGTCAGCCGCCAGTCCTGATCGGCAACGATCTGGTCGAGATCACTATCGTCCTTTGCATCGGCAACAGCAATATTGCCCGTGCGGCCCTCGAATAAATCGGCGATCGGCAGTGGCTTGTCGACACCGCGCCCGACAACACAGCCTCTGTAGGTCACGCGCTCCTGATCGGGAATAGCGGGCGCCACGAGGATAGTCTCCAGGCCGAGCGCTTCGGCCAGCGCCAGGCTTTCTGCCGCGACATTGCCCTTCAGGCGGGAGTCGATCTTCTTCATCACGACTGCGGGCTTCACGCCATGAAGTGCCGCGGTCGCAAAGCGGACCCTCTCGGCAGCTTCCGGTTCGCCAAGCGCACGCGAAGCGGTGTTGACGACGACGACGTCACAGCCGGTGGCGATCGCATCCTCTGTGGCCTCCACGTTGACTGCGACCGCAACCGAAAGGCCGGCCTCGACGAATGGCGTGCCGGTATCGAGCGCGCCGGTCAGATCATCGGCAATGATGGCGGCCTTCAGAGTCATACGGTCTGCCCGGTGTTGACGGCGTGACAGGCGACGAGATGGCCGGGCTTCGCCTCCTTCCACGCGGGAATGACCTTGCTGCAGACATCCATGGCAATCGGGCAGCGCGTGTGGAAACGACAGCCGGTCGGCGGGTTCAGCGGGCTCGGCACGTCACCCTGCAGGATCTGGCGCTGACGTGTGCGCTCATGCTCGGGATCGGTCTCCGGAACGGCCGACAGCAACGCCCTGGTATAGGGATGCAGCGGATTGTCGAAGAGTTCCTCGCGGGTGGCAAGTTCGGCGAGGCGCCCGAGATACATGACGCCGACGCGAGTGCTGATGTGGCGCACGACAGCAAGATCATGGGCGATGAAGAGATAGGTCAGCCCATATTTTTCCTGCAGATCGAGCAGCAAGTTGATGATCTGCGCCTGGATCGACACGTCGAGCGCCGAGATCGCCTCGTCGCAGACGATGAATTTCGGCTGGCAGGCGAGCGCCCGGGCAATGACGACACGCTGGCGCTGGCCGCCCGAAAGCTCGTGCGGGTAGCGCTGGGCAAACCGCGTGGACAGGCCGACATCGGTGAGCAGCGTCGCCACCCTCTCCTTCAGTTCGGCCTTGGTGCAGAGCTTGTGGAAGAGGATCGGCTCGCCGATCGCCTCGCCCACCGTCATGCGCGGATTGAGCGTCGAATACGGATCCTGGAAAACGATCTGCAGGTCGCGACGGAAGGGCCGCATCTGTTTTTCGTCGAGCGTCGCCAGATCCTGGCCCTTGTAGACAACCTTGCCGCTGGTCGCCTTGTAGAGGTTGAGGATGGTGAAGCCGGTCGTCGACTTGCCGCACCCGGATTCGCCGACCAGGCTCAGCGTCTCGCCTTCCATGATGTCGAGGTTGACATCGTCGAGTGCATAGACGGTTGCCGAACGCTCACCAAAGGCGCCGAGCTTGACGTGGAAATGCTTGACCAGGTTTTCGATCTTGAGCAGCGGCTGAGCACCCATCACGCGGCCTCCTGCATTCTCTGGACGACGAAACAGGCGGCGCGGTGATTGCTGCTGCCGCTCAACGCTTCGAGCTGCGGCACCTTCTCGTGGCAGATGGTTTCGGCAAGCGGACAACGCGGCGCAAATGGGCAACCCTTCGGCCGGCGGCCAGGCTCCGGCGGCGTGCCGCCGATCGAGCTCAGCCGGCTTGCCGGCGGGTCCGAAAGCTTCGGGATCGATGACAGCAGACCGCGCGTATAGGGATGGCTCGGCCGGGCATAAAGCTCGTCGACCGGCGCATCTTCGACCACAGTGCCGGCATAAAGCACGGCGACGCGATCGACGAGGCCGGCGATCAGCGCCAGATCATGGGTGATCCAGACAACCGACATGCCGAGCTTGGTCCTGAGATCCTTAACCAGATCGACGATCTGGGCCTGGATGGTGACGTCGAGCGCCGTTGTCGGCTCATCGGCAATCAAAAGCTTCGGATTGCAGGCAAGGCCGATCGCGATCATCACACGCTGGCGCATGCCGCCGGAAAGTTCATGCGGATAGGCCTGCAGCCGTTCTTCCGGACCGGGAATGCCGACAAGCCGCAGGAGCTCGACGGCGCGTGCGCGGGCCGCCGCCTTTTTCATTCCGCGGTGATAGATCAGCGGCTCGCAGATCTGGTCGCCGACGCGCATCACCGGATTGAGCGAAGTCATCGGATCCTGGAAGACGAAGCCGATATCGCCGCCGCGCACCTTGCGCAGCTCTCTATTCGACATCGT
Proteins encoded:
- a CDS encoding HigA family addiction module antitoxin is translated as MPVYETTRPTTRCPSHPGALLEDIIPAAGKTKVEIANLLGISRQQLYDIPNEKKPVSPNVAARLGKLFGDGTAIWLRMQAAYDAWHAEREVDVSGIPTIRAA
- a CDS encoding FadR/GntR family transcriptional regulator, with protein sequence MAEVNGESLNAEAGPPGKPERGKAVKLVDRVFDQLLERIRGGNYPPDSRLPGEHELASMLGVSRPIVRDALARLRDQGMVYARQGAGTFVSAHGSPTTQLAYSPVKTIADIQRCYEFRLTIEPAAAYFAAKRRNEQAIQKIASALADLREATSHQLHRTDADFLFHRAVTEAANNHYYTASIDALKAHIAVGMHLHGLSLLGPRQGLEQVYEEHNAIYKAIADGRPDDAQRLMKAHLEGSRDRLFEGRVLDLSF
- a CDS encoding four-carbon acid sugar kinase family protein; protein product: MTLKAAIIADDLTGALDTGTPFVEAGLSVAVAVNVEATEDAIATGCDVVVVNTASRALGEPEAAERVRFATAALHGVKPAVVMKKIDSRLKGNVAAESLALAEALGLETILVAPAIPDQERVTYRGCVVGRGVDKPLPIADLFEGRTGNIAVADAKDDSDLDQIVADQDWRLTLAVGARGLGSALARQLGETGRQSAPEFAATRRTLFAFGSRDPITATQMDQLEASGVLRMVVDAPMGQVEVGEGMALPALLRCSGDMTADAALVARHFAAGVRSVIDDTRPDMLMVGGGDTALAVFQALGVRVLAPQGEIEAGVPWFDVTAGDGRHFRCAVKSGGFGKPDSLLRLVLWNRAA
- a CDS encoding ABC transporter ATP-binding protein, translating into MMDTKNTNRLLDVRGLTVEIDGRNGPAIVVDGIDLHVDSGETLGVVGESGCGKSLTMLSLMRLLPNKIKVTKGSATFDGRDLQTMSNRELRKVRGGDIGFVFQDPMTSLNPVMRVGDQICEPLIYHRGMKKAAARARAVELLRLVGIPGPEERLQAYPHELSGGMRQRVMIAIGLACNPKLLIADEPTTALDVTIQAQIVDLVKDLRTKLGMSVVWITHDLALIAGLVDRVAVLYAGTVVEDAPVDELYARPSHPYTRGLLSSIPKLSDPPASRLSSIGGTPPEPGRRPKGCPFAPRCPLAETICHEKVPQLEALSGSSNHRAACFVVQRMQEAA
- a CDS encoding ABC transporter ATP-binding protein, giving the protein MGAQPLLKIENLVKHFHVKLGAFGERSATVYALDDVNLDIMEGETLSLVGESGCGKSTTGFTILNLYKATSGKVVYKGQDLATLDEKQMRPFRRDLQIVFQDPYSTLNPRMTVGEAIGEPILFHKLCTKAELKERVATLLTDVGLSTRFAQRYPHELSGGQRQRVVIARALACQPKFIVCDEAISALDVSIQAQIINLLLDLQEKYGLTYLFIAHDLAVVRHISTRVGVMYLGRLAELATREELFDNPLHPYTRALLSAVPETDPEHERTRQRQILQGDVPSPLNPPTGCRFHTRCPIAMDVCSKVIPAWKEAKPGHLVACHAVNTGQTV